One window of the Camelina sativa cultivar DH55 chromosome 1, Cs, whole genome shotgun sequence genome contains the following:
- the LOC104776315 gene encoding protein ABHD18-like: protein MVTIRLGMLHYVIDHVYGAFMHRTKITPPFFSRGWGAHNLELLERIVKQLFPLEVQGQNWPPPLIRPVWRTVWETKTATLREGVFQTPCCRELTAALPPESRTARVAWLVPKNVPPQKMACVVHLAGTGDHTYDRRLRLGGPLVKQNIATMVLESPFYGQRRPFLQRGARLLCVSDLLLLGRATIEESRSLIHWLDTEEGFGKMGVCGLSMGGVHASMVGSLHPTPVATLPFLSPHSAVVAFCEGILKYGTAWEALREELAAEKITMTLDEVRERMRSVLSLTDVTRFPIPKNPDAVIFVAATDDGYIPKHSVLELQKAWPGSEVRWVTGGHVSSFLLHNGEFRRAIVDGLDRLEWKESW from the exons atggTGACGATCAGATTGGGAATGCTCCATTATGTAATTGACCATGTCTACGGAGCGTTTATGCACCGCACGAAGATTACCCCACCCTTCTTCTCGCGTGGATGGGGTGCTCACAATCTGGAATTGCTCGAGCGGATTGTGAAACAGCTCTTTCCTCTTGAGGTTCAAGGTCAGAATTGGCCACCGCCTTTGATTCGTCCCGTTTGGAGAACTGTTTGGGAGACCAAGACCGCTACTTTGAGAGAAGGTGTTTTCCAGACTCCGTGTTGCCGTGAGCTTACCGCTGCTTTGCCTCCCGAGTCTCGTACCGCTAGGGTTGCTTGGCTTGTCCCCAAAAACGTTCCTCCTCAAAAGATGGCATGTGTGGTTCATCTTGCAG GCACAGGTGATCATACATATGATCGAAGATTGCGTCTGGGTGGACCTTTGGTGAAACAAAACATTGCAACAATGGTGCTGGAAAG CCCTTTCTATGGCCAGAGGCGTCCGTTTTTGCAACGTGGTGCGAGACTCCTATGTGTTAGTGATCTACTTTTACTAGGGAGGGCAACTATTGAAGAGTCCCGCAGTCTTATTCACTGGCTAGACACTGAGGAAGGCTTTGGAAAGATGGGTGTTTGTGGCCTTAGTATGG GAGGAGTACATGCTTCGATGGTTGGATCGCTTCATCCAACACCAGTTGCAACACTTCCATTCCTATCTCCACACTCTGCGGTTGTTGCATTCTGCGAGGGAATATTAAAGTATGGAACGGCCTGGGAGGCACTGAGGGAGGAACTTGCAGCAGAGAAGATCACAATGACTCTTGATGAAGTGAGAGAGCGGATGCGAAGTGTTCTCTCCCTCACAGATGTCACTCGCTTCCCTATCCCCAAAAACCCCGATGCTGTTATCTTTGTTGCTGCAACG GATGATGGATATATACCGAAACACTCTGTGTTGGAGCTTCAAAAGGCCTGGCCTGGCTCAGAAGTGAGATGGGTTACAGGTGGACACGTGTCCTCCTTTCTGCTGCACAATGGTGAGTTTCGCAGAGCAATCGTGGACGGTCTCGATAGATTAGAGTGGAAGGAGTCATGGTGA
- the LOC104704469 gene encoding ras-related protein RABA4d-like: MGTLENPRSRVYYIKKQYSLEKGDRLAYRAVTSAYYRGAVGAMLVYDMTKRQSFDHMAKWLEELRGHADKNIVIMLIGNKCDLGSLRAVPTEDAQEFAQRENLFFMETSALEATNVETAFLTILTEIYRIISKKSLTADDDDADGNSSLLKGTRIIIPSEQESGKRGGCCGKS, from the exons atggGAACCCTAGAAAACCCTCGGTCTAGAGTTtactatataaagaaacagtacTCACTGGAGAAAGGGGACAGACTCGC ATATCGGGCGGTGACAAGCGCATACTACCGAGGAGCAGTTGGAGCAATGTTGGTCTATGACATGACAAAACGTCAATCATTCGATCACATGGCGAAATGGCTGGAAGAATTAAGAGGACATGCGGACAAGAACATAGTGATAATGCTAATCGGAAACAAATGCGATCTCGGAAGCTTAAGAGCAGTGCCAACGGAAGACGCACAAGAGTTTGCACAAAGAGAAAACTTGTTCTTCATGGAAACCTCAGCTCTTGAAGCTACAAATGTCGAAACAGCATTTTTGACAATCTTGACAGAGATATACCGTATAATAAGCAAGAAATCACTAAcggctgatgatgatgacgccGATGGTAATTCAAGTCTCTTGAAAGGAACTAGAATCATCATCCCTAGTGAGCAGGAGAGTGGGAAAAGAGGTGGATGTTGCGGCAAATCGTAA
- the LOC104776229 gene encoding polygalacturonase inhibitor 1-like isoform X1 codes for MKLLLLHLSIFLSILFISLPSSYSCTPNDKNALLQIKKSLNNPPLLSSWNPRTDCCTSWTGVECTDGRVTALTISSGEISGQIPVQIGDLPYLRTLDFSYLTHLTGNIPRTITKLKNLDLLRLKQTNLSGPIPDYISELKTVTFLDLSFNQFTGPIPGSLSQMPKLQAIQVNDNKLTGSIPNSFGSFVGNVPNLYLFNNKLSGKVPESLSKYDFNAVDLSGNGFIGDGSMFFGRNKTTVRVDLSRNLFQFDLSKVKFARSIVSLDLSHNRIFGKFPRELSKLRLENFNVSYNHLCGKIPSGGLLQTFEPSAFAHNLCLCGTPLKAC; via the exons ATGAAGCTCCTCCTGCTTCATCTCTCAATCTTCTTGTCAATCCTCTTTATCTCTCTCCCATCTTCTTACAGCTGCACCCCAAATGACAAAAATGCCCTCCTTCAAATCAAGAAATCCCTTAACAACCCTCCCCTACTCTCCTCCTGGAACCCCCGAACCGACTGTTGTACCAGCTGGACCGGCGTGGAATGCACTGACGGCCGCGTCACCGCTCTCACCATATCCTCCGGCGAAATCTCCGGCCAGATCCCGGTCCAGATCGGCGACCTCCCTTACCTCCGTACGCTCGATTTCAGCTACTTGACCCACCTCACCGGAAACATCCCACGCACCATCACCAAGCTCAAGAATCTTGACCTCCTCCGGTTAAAGCAAACCAATCTCTCCGGTCCGATTCCTGATTACATCAGCGAGCTCAAGACCGTCACGTTCTTGGACCTTTCATTTAACCAGTTTACCGGTCCAATTCCCGGTTCGCTTTCTCAGATGCCAAAGCTTCAAGCCATTCAAGTCAACGATAACAAGCTAACCGGTTCTATACCCAACTCTTTCGGTTCTTTTGTTGGCAACGTCCCTAATCTCTACTTGTTTAACAATAAGCTCTCAG GAAAGGTACCAGAATCGTTGTCCAAATACGACTTCAATGCAGTGGATCTGTCGGGAAACGGTTTCATAGGAGATGGTTCGATGTTCTTCGGACGGAACAAAACAACAGTACGAGTGGATCTGTCAAGGAACCTGTTTCAGTTCGATCTCTCCAAGGTTAAGTTCGCTAGAAGCATAGTCTCGTTGGACCTGAGCCACAACCGAATCTTCGGGAAGTTTCCTCGGGAGTTGAGTAAGCTACGTCTAGAAAATTTCAACGTGAGCTACAACCATCTCTGCGGGAAAATCCCAAGTGGCGGTCTCCTTCAGACCTTTGAACCATCTGCCTTCGCTCACAACCTCTGTCTTTGTGGGACACCACTTAAGGCTTGTTAG